Proteins encoded by one window of Streptomyces sp. NBC_01571:
- the aroC gene encoding chorismate synthase, translated as MSRLRWLTAGESHGPALVATLEGLPAGVPITTDMVADHLARRRLGYGRGARMKFERDEVTFLGGVRHGLTLGSPVAVMVGNTEWPKWEQVMAADPVAPEILADLARNAPLTRPRPGHADLAGMQKYGFDEARPILERASARETAARVALGAVARSYLKETAGIEIVSHVVELAAAKAPYGVYPRPSDVEKLDADPVRCLDSDASKAMVAEIDQAHKDGDTLGGVVEVLAYGVPVGLGSHVHWDRRLDARLAAALMGIQAIKGVEVGDGFELARVPGSKAHDEIVHSEDGIRRTTGRSGGTEGGLTTGELLRVRAAMKPIATVPRALATIDVATGEAAKAHHQRSDVCAVPAAGIVAEAMVALVLADAVAEKFGGDSVPETRRNVESYLENLVVR; from the coding sequence TTGAGCAGGTTGCGCTGGCTGACCGCGGGGGAATCCCACGGTCCCGCACTTGTCGCGACGCTGGAGGGTCTTCCCGCCGGCGTTCCGATCACCACGGACATGGTGGCGGACCACCTCGCCCGGCGGCGCCTGGGCTATGGACGCGGTGCCCGGATGAAGTTCGAGCGTGACGAGGTCACCTTCCTGGGCGGAGTCCGGCACGGGCTCACCCTCGGCTCGCCGGTGGCCGTCATGGTCGGCAACACCGAGTGGCCCAAGTGGGAGCAGGTCATGGCGGCCGACCCGGTCGCCCCGGAGATCCTCGCCGACCTCGCCCGCAACGCCCCGCTGACCCGGCCCCGGCCCGGCCACGCCGACCTCGCGGGCATGCAGAAGTACGGCTTCGACGAGGCCCGCCCGATCCTGGAGCGCGCCTCCGCCCGGGAGACCGCCGCCCGCGTGGCCCTGGGCGCGGTGGCCCGCTCGTACCTCAAGGAGACGGCCGGGATCGAGATCGTCTCGCACGTCGTCGAGCTCGCCGCGGCGAAGGCACCGTACGGCGTCTACCCCAGGCCCTCCGACGTCGAGAAGCTCGACGCCGACCCGGTGCGCTGCCTCGACAGCGACGCGTCGAAGGCGATGGTCGCGGAGATCGACCAGGCCCACAAGGACGGCGACACGCTCGGCGGGGTCGTCGAGGTGCTCGCGTACGGCGTGCCCGTGGGCCTCGGCTCCCACGTCCACTGGGACCGGCGGCTCGACGCCCGGCTCGCCGCCGCGCTCATGGGCATCCAGGCCATCAAGGGCGTCGAGGTCGGAGACGGCTTCGAACTGGCCCGGGTGCCCGGCTCCAAGGCCCACGACGAGATCGTGCACAGCGAGGACGGCATCCGCCGCACCACCGGCCGCTCCGGCGGCACCGAGGGCGGTCTGACCACCGGCGAACTGCTGCGCGTCCGCGCCGCGATGAAGCCGATCGCGACCGTGCCGCGCGCGCTGGCCACCATCGACGTGGCCACCGGAGAGGCCGCCAAGGCCCACCACCAGCGCTCCGACGTGTGCGCGGTCCCGGCCGCGGGCATCGTCGCCGAGGCCATGGTCGCCCTGGTCCTCGCGGACGCGGTGGCGGAGAAGTTCGGCGGCGACAGCGTCCCCGAGACGCGGCGCAACGTCGAGTCGTACCTCGAGAACCTGGTCGTACGGTGA
- the nusB gene encoding transcription antitermination factor NusB, translating to MAARNTARKRAFQILFEGDQRGVDVLTVLADWIRHSRNDTRQPPVSEYTMELVEGYATKAKRIDELIATYAVDWTLDRMPVVDRNILRLGAYELIWVDGTPDAVVLDEAVQLAKEFSTDESPSFVNGLLGRLKDLKPSLRRDEA from the coding sequence GTGGCTGCCCGCAACACGGCCCGCAAGCGCGCCTTCCAGATCCTCTTCGAGGGCGACCAGCGCGGCGTGGACGTCCTGACGGTCCTCGCGGACTGGATCCGGCACTCCCGGAACGACACCCGGCAGCCACCGGTCAGCGAGTACACGATGGAGCTGGTCGAGGGCTACGCCACCAAGGCGAAGCGGATCGACGAGCTCATCGCGACGTACGCCGTCGACTGGACGCTGGACAGGATGCCGGTCGTCGACCGCAACATCCTGCGCCTCGGCGCCTACGAGCTGATCTGGGTCGACGGAACCCCCGACGCGGTGGTGCTCGACGAGGCGGTGCAGCTGGCCAAGGAGTTCTCCACGGACGAGTCGCCCTCGTTCGTCAACGGACTGCTGGGCCGGCTCAAGGACCTGAAGCCGTCGCTCCGCCGCGACGAGGCCTGA
- a CDS encoding shikimate kinase, with the protein MTAGPLVVLVGPMGVGKTTVGALLADRLGCAYRDTDDDIVAEQGRTIADIFVDDGEPAFRAIEKSAVGRALAGYDGVLALGGGSILDEDTRTLLTGHRVVYLSMEVDEAVQRTGLNVARPLLAVNPRRQWRELMEARRHLYTEVASAVVPTDGRTPEEVAQAVLDALELKEA; encoded by the coding sequence GTGACCGCGGGACCGCTGGTCGTGCTCGTCGGCCCGATGGGGGTCGGCAAGACCACGGTGGGCGCGCTGCTCGCCGACCGGCTCGGCTGCGCCTACCGGGACACCGACGACGACATCGTGGCCGAACAGGGCCGCACCATCGCCGACATCTTCGTCGACGACGGCGAGCCGGCCTTCCGCGCCATCGAGAAGAGCGCGGTCGGCCGCGCGCTGGCCGGCTACGACGGCGTACTGGCGCTCGGCGGCGGCTCGATCCTCGACGAGGACACGCGCACGCTGCTCACCGGGCACCGGGTCGTCTACCTCTCGATGGAGGTCGACGAGGCGGTCCAGCGCACCGGCCTGAACGTGGCCCGGCCGCTGCTCGCCGTCAACCCGCGGCGGCAGTGGCGCGAGCTGATGGAGGCACGGCGCCACCTGTACACCGAAGTCGCCAGCGCGGTCGTGCCCACGGACGGCCGCACCCCCGAAGAGGTCGCCCAAGCCGTCCTCGACGCACTGGAGTTGAAGGAAGCATGA
- a CDS encoding aspartate carbamoyltransferase catalytic subunit, which produces MQRHLISAADLTRDDAVLILDTAEEMARVADRPIKKLPTLRGRTVVNLFFEDSTRTRISFEAAEKRLSADVINFTAKGSSVSKGESLKDTAQTLEAMGVDAVVIRHGASGAPYRLATSGWIDAAVINAGDGTHQHPTQALLDAFTMRRRLVGRDAGIGQDLAGKRITIVGDVLHSRVARSNVDLLHTLGAEVTLVAPPTLVPVGVGSWPCEISYDLDSTLAKSDAVMMLRVQRERMNAAFFPTEREYSRRYGLDGDRMAKMPEHAIVMHPGPMVRGMEITAEVADSDRCTVVEQVANGVSVRMAVLYLLLGGNEPAVTHTRTEEK; this is translated from the coding sequence ATGCAGCGTCATCTCATCTCGGCCGCCGACCTCACCCGCGACGACGCCGTCCTGATCCTCGACACCGCCGAGGAGATGGCCCGGGTCGCCGACCGGCCGATCAAGAAACTGCCGACCCTGCGCGGCCGCACCGTCGTCAACCTCTTCTTCGAGGACTCGACCCGGACCCGGATCTCCTTCGAGGCCGCCGAGAAGCGCCTCTCCGCGGACGTCATCAACTTCACCGCCAAGGGCTCGAGCGTCTCCAAGGGCGAGTCCCTCAAGGACACCGCCCAGACCCTCGAGGCCATGGGCGTCGACGCCGTCGTCATCCGGCACGGCGCCTCCGGAGCCCCGTACCGGCTCGCCACCTCCGGCTGGATCGACGCGGCCGTGATCAACGCGGGCGACGGCACCCACCAACACCCCACGCAGGCCCTGCTGGACGCCTTCACCATGCGCCGCCGCCTGGTCGGCCGAGACGCCGGGATCGGCCAGGACCTGGCCGGCAAGCGCATCACGATCGTCGGTGACGTCCTGCACAGCCGCGTCGCCCGTTCCAACGTCGACCTGCTGCACACCCTCGGCGCCGAGGTCACCCTCGTCGCACCGCCCACGCTGGTGCCGGTGGGCGTCGGGTCCTGGCCCTGCGAGATCTCGTACGACCTCGACAGCACGCTCGCCAAGTCCGACGCGGTGATGATGCTGCGCGTCCAGCGCGAGCGGATGAACGCGGCCTTCTTCCCGACCGAGCGCGAGTACTCGCGCCGCTACGGGCTCGACGGCGACCGCATGGCGAAGATGCCCGAGCACGCCATCGTGATGCACCCCGGCCCGATGGTCCGCGGCATGGAGATCACCGCCGAGGTGGCCGACTCCGACCGCTGCACCGTCGTGGAGCAGGTCGCCAACGGCGTCTCCGTCCGCATGGCCGTCCTGTACCTCCTGCTGGGCGGCAACGAGCCCGCCGTCACCCACACCCGCACCGAGGAGAAGTAA
- a CDS encoding dihydroorotase — MSKILIRGAKVLGGEPQDVLIDGDTIAAVGTGLPAEDAEVVEADGKVLLPGLVDLHTHLREPGREDSETVLTGTRAAASGGYTAVFAMANTFPVADTAGVVEQVYRLGREHGYCDVQPIGAVTVGLEGRKLAELGAMHESAAGVTVFSDDGKCVDDAVIMRRALEYVKAFGGVVAQHAQEPRLTEGAQMNEGVVSAELGLGGWPAVAEESIIARDVLLAEHVGSRVHICHLSTAGSVEIVRWAKSRGIDVTAEVTPHHLLLTDELARTYNPVYKVNPPLRTERDVTALREALADGTIDIVATDHAPHPHEDKDCEWAAAAMGMVGLETALSVVQQTMVETGLLDWAGVADRMSSAPARIGRADGHGRPVSAGEPANLTLVDTAYRGSVDPAGFASRSRNTPYEGRELPGRVTHTWLRGKATLVDGKLA; from the coding sequence ATGAGCAAGATCCTGATCCGTGGTGCGAAGGTGCTCGGCGGCGAGCCGCAGGACGTCCTGATCGACGGCGACACGATCGCCGCGGTCGGCACCGGACTGCCGGCGGAGGACGCCGAGGTCGTCGAGGCGGACGGCAAGGTGCTCCTGCCGGGCCTCGTCGACCTGCACACCCATCTGCGCGAGCCCGGCCGTGAGGACTCCGAGACCGTCCTGACCGGCACGCGGGCGGCGGCGAGCGGCGGCTACACCGCCGTGTTCGCCATGGCCAACACCTTCCCGGTCGCCGACACCGCCGGTGTCGTCGAGCAGGTCTACCGGCTCGGCCGGGAGCACGGCTACTGCGACGTGCAGCCCATCGGCGCCGTGACGGTGGGCCTGGAGGGCAGGAAGCTCGCCGAACTCGGCGCCATGCACGAGTCCGCCGCCGGCGTCACGGTCTTCTCGGACGACGGCAAGTGCGTGGACGACGCGGTGATCATGCGCCGGGCGCTGGAGTACGTGAAGGCCTTCGGCGGCGTCGTCGCCCAGCACGCGCAGGAACCCCGCCTCACCGAGGGCGCCCAGATGAACGAGGGCGTCGTCTCCGCCGAGCTGGGCCTCGGAGGCTGGCCGGCGGTGGCCGAGGAATCGATCATCGCCCGGGACGTCCTGCTCGCCGAGCACGTCGGCTCGCGCGTCCACATCTGCCACCTGTCGACCGCCGGCAGCGTCGAGATCGTGCGCTGGGCCAAGTCCCGCGGCATCGACGTGACCGCCGAGGTCACCCCGCACCATCTCCTCCTCACCGACGAGCTGGCCCGCACCTACAACCCGGTCTACAAGGTCAACCCGCCGCTGCGGACCGAGCGTGACGTGACGGCCCTGCGCGAGGCGCTCGCCGACGGCACGATCGACATCGTCGCCACCGACCACGCGCCGCACCCGCACGAGGACAAGGACTGCGAGTGGGCCGCCGCCGCCATGGGCATGGTGGGCCTCGAGACCGCGCTGTCCGTGGTCCAGCAGACGATGGTCGAGACCGGTCTGCTCGACTGGGCCGGCGTCGCCGACCGGATGTCCTCCGCACCCGCCCGCATCGGGCGCGCCGACGGGCACGGCCGCCCCGTCTCGGCAGGCGAGCCCGCCAACCTCACGCTCGTCGACACCGCATACCGTGGGTCCGTGGACCCCGCGGGCTTCGCCTCGCGCAGCCGCAACACCCCCTACGAGGGCCGTGAGCTGCCGGGCCGGGTCACCCACACCTGGCTGCGGGGCAAGGCCACCCTCGTCGACGGGAAGCTCGCGTGA
- a CDS encoding shikimate dehydrogenase, with product MRVRAADARRAAVLGSPIAHSLSPVLHRAAYRELGLDDWSYDRFEVDEERLPGFLEELGGEWAGLSLTMPLKRAVIPLLDGISETAASVEAVNTVVLTDDGRRLGDNTDIPGMVAALREHGIEQVESAAVLGAGATASSALAALARICTGEVVAYVRSAERAAEMLQWGERLDVTVRIADWADAERALRAPLVIATTPAGTTDALAAAVPERPATLFDVLYDPWPTELAARWSAYGGAVVGGLDLLVHQAVLQVEQMTGRSPAPLGAMRKAGEHALARR from the coding sequence ATGAGAGTTCGGGCCGCTGACGCCCGGCGGGCGGCGGTCCTCGGTTCGCCGATCGCCCATTCCCTCTCGCCGGTGCTGCACCGCGCCGCGTACCGGGAACTGGGACTCGACGACTGGTCCTACGACCGCTTCGAGGTCGACGAGGAGAGGCTGCCCGGCTTCCTGGAGGAGCTCGGCGGCGAATGGGCGGGCCTCTCGCTGACCATGCCGCTCAAGCGGGCCGTCATCCCGCTGCTCGACGGGATCAGTGAGACGGCTGCCTCCGTCGAGGCGGTCAACACCGTCGTCCTCACCGACGACGGACGTCGCCTCGGGGACAACACCGACATCCCGGGGATGGTCGCCGCGTTGCGTGAGCACGGCATCGAGCAGGTGGAGTCCGCCGCCGTCCTGGGCGCCGGGGCCACCGCCTCGTCCGCGCTGGCCGCGCTGGCACGCATCTGCACCGGAGAAGTCGTCGCGTACGTTCGCAGCGCCGAGCGCGCCGCCGAGATGCTTCAGTGGGGCGAACGGCTCGACGTGACGGTCCGTATCGCGGACTGGGCGGACGCCGAGCGGGCCCTGCGCGCCCCGCTGGTGATCGCCACGACCCCGGCGGGTACCACGGACGCGCTGGCCGCCGCCGTCCCCGAGCGCCCCGCGACCCTCTTCGACGTGCTCTACGACCCGTGGCCCACCGAACTCGCCGCCCGCTGGTCGGCGTACGGCGGCGCCGTCGTCGGCGGCCTCGACCTGCTCGTGCACCAGGCCGTGCTGCAGGTCGAGCAGATGACCGGACGCTCCCCGGCCCCCCTGGGCGCCATGCGCAAGGCGGGCGAGCACGCGCTCGCCAGACGCTGA
- the efp gene encoding elongation factor P, translating into MASTNDLKNGLVLKLDGGQLWSVVEFQHVKPGKGPAFVRTKLKNVLSGKVVDKTFNAGVKVETATIDKRDMQFSYMDGEYFVFMDMDTYDQLMVDRKSVGDAANFLIEGFTATVAQHEGEVLFVELPAAVELVIQETEPGVQGDRSTGGTKPATLETGHQIQVPLFITTGEKIKVDTRTSDYLGRVNS; encoded by the coding sequence GTGGCTTCCACGAACGACCTCAAGAACGGCCTGGTGCTCAAGCTCGACGGAGGCCAGCTCTGGTCCGTCGTCGAGTTCCAGCACGTCAAGCCCGGCAAGGGCCCGGCCTTCGTGCGCACCAAGCTGAAGAACGTGCTCTCCGGCAAGGTCGTCGACAAGACGTTCAACGCCGGCGTCAAGGTCGAGACGGCCACGATCGACAAGCGCGACATGCAGTTCTCGTACATGGACGGCGAGTACTTCGTCTTCATGGACATGGACACGTACGACCAGCTCATGGTCGACCGCAAGTCCGTCGGCGACGCCGCCAACTTCCTGATCGAGGGCTTCACGGCCACCGTGGCTCAGCACGAGGGCGAGGTGCTCTTCGTCGAGCTGCCCGCCGCCGTCGAGCTCGTCATCCAGGAGACCGAGCCGGGTGTCCAGGGCGACCGCTCCACCGGTGGCACCAAGCCCGCCACCCTGGAGACCGGCCACCAGATCCAGGTCCCGCTCTTCATCACCACCGGTGAGAAGATCAAGGTCGACACCCGCACGAGCGACTACCTCGGCCGGGTGAACAGCTAA
- the aroB gene encoding 3-dehydroquinate synthase — MSEAVTRIQVGGTAGTDPYEVLVGRQLLGELGGLIGDRAKRVAVVHPEALAETGEALRADLAGQGFEAVAIQVPNAEEAKTAEVAAYCWKALGQSGFTRTDVIVGVGGGATTDLAGFVAATWLRGVRWIAVPTTVLGMVDAAVGGKTGINTAEGKNLVGAFHPPAGVLCDLAALDSLPVNDFVSGLAEIIKAGFIADPAILELIESDPEAARTPAGPHTAELIERSIKVKAEVVSGDLRESGLREILNYGHTLAHAIEKNERYKWRHGAAVAVGMHFAAELGRLAGRLDDATADRHRTILESVGLPLSYRHDQWPKLLENMKVDKKSRGDLLRFIVLDGLAKPTVLEGPDPAVLLAAYGEVGE, encoded by the coding sequence ATGAGCGAGGCAGTGACGCGTATCCAGGTCGGCGGCACCGCGGGCACCGACCCCTACGAGGTCCTGGTCGGCCGGCAGCTCCTCGGCGAGCTCGGCGGACTGATCGGCGACCGGGCCAAGCGCGTCGCGGTCGTCCACCCCGAGGCGCTCGCCGAGACCGGTGAGGCGCTGCGCGCCGATCTGGCCGGGCAGGGGTTCGAGGCCGTCGCCATCCAGGTGCCGAACGCCGAGGAGGCCAAGACCGCAGAGGTCGCCGCCTACTGCTGGAAGGCGCTGGGCCAGTCCGGCTTCACCCGTACCGACGTGATCGTCGGCGTGGGCGGCGGCGCCACCACCGACCTGGCCGGTTTCGTCGCGGCGACCTGGCTGCGCGGGGTGCGCTGGATCGCCGTCCCCACCACCGTGCTCGGCATGGTGGACGCGGCGGTCGGTGGCAAGACCGGTATCAACACCGCAGAGGGAAAGAACCTCGTCGGCGCCTTCCACCCGCCCGCGGGCGTGCTCTGCGACCTGGCCGCGCTCGACTCGCTGCCGGTCAACGACTTCGTCTCCGGCCTCGCCGAGATCATCAAGGCCGGCTTCATCGCCGACCCGGCGATCCTGGAGCTCATCGAGTCCGACCCGGAGGCGGCCCGCACACCCGCGGGCCCGCACACCGCCGAGCTGATCGAGCGCTCCATCAAGGTCAAGGCCGAGGTCGTCTCCGGCGACCTCAGGGAGTCGGGGCTGCGCGAGATCCTCAACTACGGGCACACCCTCGCGCACGCCATCGAGAAGAACGAGCGCTACAAGTGGCGGCACGGCGCCGCCGTCGCCGTCGGCATGCACTTCGCCGCCGAACTCGGCCGGCTCGCGGGCCGGCTGGACGACGCGACCGCCGACCGGCACCGCACGATCCTCGAATCCGTGGGTCTCCCGCTGAGCTACCGCCACGACCAGTGGCCCAAGCTCCTGGAGAACATGAAGGTCGACAAGAAGTCGCGCGGCGACCTGCTGCGCTTCATCGTCCTCGACGGGCTGGCCAAGCCGACCGTCCTGGAGGGTCCCGACCCGGCCGTGCTCCTCGCCGCGTACGGCGAAGTGGGGGAGTAA
- the pyrR gene encoding bifunctional pyr operon transcriptional regulator/uracil phosphoribosyltransferase PyrR: protein MDSEQEKQQYAAGARPVLEGPDIARVLTRIAHEIVERAKGADDVVLLGIPTRGVFLARRLADKLAEITGRKIPVGSLDITMYRDDLRMHPPRALARTEIPGDGIDGRLVVLVDDVLFSGRTIRAALDALNDIGRPRAVQLAVLVDRGHRELPIRADYVGKNLPTSLRETVKVQLAEEDGRDTVLLGAKRISPDAQQ, encoded by the coding sequence ATGGACTCTGAGCAGGAAAAGCAGCAGTACGCAGCCGGCGCGCGGCCCGTCCTCGAGGGCCCCGACATCGCGCGGGTGCTGACCCGCATCGCCCACGAGATCGTCGAGCGCGCCAAGGGCGCCGACGACGTGGTGCTCCTCGGCATCCCGACCCGGGGCGTCTTCCTGGCCCGCAGGCTGGCCGACAAGCTCGCGGAGATCACCGGCCGCAAGATCCCGGTGGGCTCGCTCGACATCACCATGTACCGCGACGACCTGCGCATGCATCCGCCGCGAGCGCTGGCCCGTACCGAGATCCCGGGCGACGGCATCGACGGACGGCTGGTCGTCCTCGTGGACGACGTGCTCTTCTCGGGGCGCACGATCCGCGCCGCGCTGGACGCGCTGAACGACATCGGCCGCCCGCGCGCCGTGCAGCTCGCGGTCCTCGTCGACCGCGGTCACCGCGAACTGCCCATCCGCGCCGACTACGTCGGCAAGAACCTCCCCACGTCGCTGCGGGAGACGGTCAAGGTCCAGCTCGCCGAGGAGGACGGTCGCGACACCGTGCTGCTCGGTGCGAAGCGGATCTCCCCGGACGCACAGCAGTAG
- the bldD gene encoding transcriptional regulator BldD yields MSSEYAKQLGAKLRAIRTQQGLSLHGVEEKSQGRWKAVVVGSYERGDRAVTVQRLAELADFYGVPVQELLPGTTPGGAAEPPPKLVLDLERLAHVPAEKAGPLQRYAATIQSQRGDYNGKVLSIRQDDLRTLAVIYDQSPSVLTEQLISWGVLDADARRAVAHEEV; encoded by the coding sequence ATGTCCAGCGAATACGCCAAACAGCTCGGGGCCAAGCTCCGGGCCATCCGCACCCAGCAGGGCCTTTCCCTCCACGGAGTCGAGGAGAAGTCCCAGGGACGCTGGAAGGCGGTCGTGGTCGGTTCCTACGAGCGAGGCGACCGCGCCGTGACCGTGCAGCGTCTTGCCGAACTGGCCGATTTCTACGGTGTCCCCGTGCAGGAGCTGCTGCCCGGCACCACTCCGGGCGGGGCCGCCGAGCCGCCGCCGAAGCTCGTCCTCGACCTTGAGCGCCTGGCCCACGTGCCGGCCGAGAAGGCGGGACCCCTGCAGCGCTACGCCGCGACGATCCAGTCGCAGCGCGGTGACTACAACGGCAAGGTGCTCTCGATCCGCCAGGACGACCTGCGCACCCTCGCCGTCATCTATGACCAGTCGCCCTCGGTCCTCACCGAGCAGCTGATCAGCTGGGGTGTGCTGGACGCGGACGCGCGCCGCGCCGTCGCCCACGAAGAGGTCTGA
- a CDS encoding Pro-rich N-terminal domain-containing protein gives MQHAVGAPLPPPHQPGHGPGAGWSPAAQHPGHPGGHPGPAPTNAPAPGFAGPPPGPPAPPAHLPHPAPPQHAPVPPVPDTTGHVQLPPGGPVAMPSAPPATGAPDPTATTLAVLLIGPAGAGKTSVAKYWAEHRRVPTAHISLDDVREWVRSGFADPQSGWNDHSEAQYRLARRTCGFAARNFLANGISCILDDAVFPDRPVVGLGGWKRHVGPGLLPVVLLPGLEIVLERNAERSGNRRLTDEEVARIHGRMAGWYGSGLPIIDNSQLDVPATARVLDDVLARSIASPPQW, from the coding sequence ATGCAGCACGCAGTGGGGGCTCCGCTGCCGCCGCCCCACCAGCCGGGGCACGGACCGGGCGCCGGCTGGTCGCCGGCCGCGCAGCACCCGGGGCACCCCGGCGGACACCCCGGCCCGGCACCCACGAACGCACCCGCGCCCGGCTTCGCCGGCCCGCCGCCGGGACCTCCGGCGCCGCCGGCGCACCTGCCGCACCCCGCGCCCCCGCAGCACGCACCCGTACCGCCCGTGCCCGACACCACGGGGCATGTGCAGCTGCCCCCGGGCGGCCCGGTCGCCATGCCGAGCGCACCCCCCGCCACGGGCGCCCCCGATCCCACCGCGACCACGCTCGCCGTGCTGCTCATCGGCCCCGCGGGCGCGGGCAAGACCAGCGTCGCCAAGTACTGGGCGGAGCACCGCCGCGTCCCGACCGCCCACATCAGCCTCGACGACGTACGCGAATGGGTCCGCTCCGGGTTCGCCGACCCCCAGTCGGGGTGGAACGACCACTCGGAGGCGCAGTACCGCCTGGCCCGCCGCACCTGCGGCTTCGCCGCCCGGAACTTCCTGGCGAACGGCATCTCCTGCATCCTCGACGACGCCGTCTTCCCGGACCGCCCGGTCGTCGGCCTCGGCGGCTGGAAGCGGCACGTCGGTCCTGGACTGCTGCCCGTCGTCCTGCTGCCTGGCCTGGAGATAGTTCTGGAGCGCAACGCGGAGCGCTCCGGAAACCGCCGCCTCACCGACGAGGAAGTGGCCCGCATCCACGGCCGGATGGCCGGCTGGTACGGCTCCGGGCTGCCCATCATCGACAACTCGCAGCTCGACGTACCGGCAACGGCCCGGGTCCTGGACGACGTACTCGCCCGTTCGATCGCCAGCCCCCCGCAGTGGTAG
- a CDS encoding aminopeptidase P family protein, producing MSEVYAARRERLRERCTAGGSATALVTRPANVRYLAGAAPRGAVLLLGRGEDLLLCTGPPADEAGAGRPDETLRVQALSGAGGDPAVAAADVATAQGADSLAVEEHHLTVSRHRAMGSVAPRLRLSDLGAAVEQLRVIKDEEEISCLRIGAEIADQALGELLESILVGRTERHLALELERRLVDHGADGPAFATSVGTGPNSGRCRHRPTDRRVEEGDFLSVCLGATYRGYRCEVGRTFVIGTSPADWQIALYDLVFAAQRAGREALVPGVAYRDVDRAARQVLDSAGYAEALPSLTGHGVGLEIDEDPQLAPAAMGKLDACVPVTVEPGVHLPGRGGVRIDDTLVVRPEADGGPELLTITTKELLAL from the coding sequence ATGTCAGAGGTGTACGCGGCTCGCCGCGAGCGGCTGAGGGAGCGCTGTACGGCGGGCGGCAGCGCGACCGCGCTCGTCACGCGCCCCGCCAACGTGAGGTATCTCGCGGGGGCGGCCCCGCGCGGTGCCGTCCTCCTGCTGGGCAGGGGCGAGGACCTGTTGCTCTGCACGGGTCCGCCGGCCGACGAGGCCGGCGCGGGACGTCCGGACGAGACGCTGCGCGTACAGGCGCTGTCGGGTGCGGGCGGCGACCCGGCCGTCGCCGCGGCCGATGTCGCCACCGCTCAGGGAGCCGACTCGCTGGCCGTGGAGGAGCACCACCTGACCGTGAGCCGGCACCGGGCCATGGGGTCGGTGGCACCGCGGCTGCGCCTGAGCGACCTGGGCGCCGCGGTCGAACAGCTGCGGGTGATCAAGGACGAGGAGGAGATCTCCTGTCTGCGCATCGGCGCGGAGATCGCCGACCAGGCGCTCGGGGAACTCCTCGAATCCATTCTCGTCGGCCGGACGGAGCGTCATCTCGCCCTCGAACTGGAGCGCCGTCTGGTCGACCACGGCGCCGACGGACCGGCCTTCGCGACCTCGGTGGGTACCGGGCCGAACTCCGGGAGATGCAGGCACCGGCCGACGGACCGGCGGGTCGAGGAGGGCGATTTCCTGTCCGTCTGTCTCGGCGCGACCTATCGCGGCTACCGCTGCGAGGTCGGCCGTACTTTCGTGATCGGCACCTCGCCCGCGGACTGGCAGATCGCCCTCTACGACCTCGTCTTCGCCGCCCAGCGGGCCGGACGCGAGGCGCTGGTGCCCGGCGTCGCCTACCGCGACGTGGACCGCGCGGCACGCCAGGTGCTCGACTCCGCGGGGTACGCGGAGGCCCTTCCCTCACTGACGGGGCATGGTGTCGGGCTCGAAATCGACGAGGACCCGCAGCTGGCCCCCGCGGCCATGGGTAAACTGGACGCTTGCGTGCCGGTCACCGTCGAACCGGGGGTCCACCTCCCGGGCCGGGGCGGTGTCAGGATCGATGACACGCTCGTCGTGCGCCCCGAGGCGGACGGCGGACCCGAGCTACTCACCATCACGACCAAGGAACTGCTCGCGCTCTAG